A portion of the Falco naumanni isolate bFalNau1 chromosome 9, bFalNau1.pat, whole genome shotgun sequence genome contains these proteins:
- the EXOSC2 gene encoding exosome complex component RRP4 has product MAAITMRLPAVRRAVGPTAPRGGEKHLVAPGDTITTDTGYMRGHGTYVEEEKLIASVAGAVERVNKLVCVRALKARYNGEVGDIVVGRITEVQQKRWKVETNSRLDSVLLLSSVNLPGGELRRRSAEDELAMRDYLQEGDLISAEVQSVFSDGAVSLHTRSLKYGKLAQGVLVQVSPSLVKRQKTHFHDLPCGASVILGNNGFIWIHPTLEHKDEEAGGFTTNLEPVPLSDREVISRLRNCIVALVNQKLMLFDTSILYCYEASLPHQIKDILKPEVEEEIVLETRQRLLDLEG; this is encoded by the exons ATGGCCGCCATCACCATGCGGCTGCCGGCGGTCCGGCGGGCGGTGGGGCCGACCGCGCCTCGGGGCGGCGAGAAGCACCTGGTGGCACCGGGGGACACGATCACCACGGACACGGGCTACATGAG GGGCCACGGCACCTACGTGGAGGAGGAGAAGCTCATCGCCTCGGTGGCCGGCGCCGTGGAGCGTGTCAACAAGCTGGTGTGCGTCAGGGCGCTGAAGGCCCG GTACAACGGCGAAGTCGGCGACATCGTGGTCGGGAGGATTACGGAG gttCAGCAGAAGCGGTGGAAGGTGGAAACGAATTCCAGGCTAGATTCGGTCCTGCTGCTGTCGTCTGTGAATTTGCCTGGCGGGGAACTG AGGAGGAGATCAGCAGAAGATGAGCTTGCGATGAGGGACTACCTGCAGGAAGGGGACCTCATCAGT GCAGAGGTCCAGTCTGTATTTTCTGATGGCGCTGTATCACTGCACACCCGCAGTCTGAAATATGGCAAG CTTGCCCAGGGTGTGCTCGTTCAGGTCTCACCCTCCCTTGTGAAACGCCAGAAGACTCACTTCCATGACTTGCCCTGTGGTGCATCTGTGATCCTTGGCAACAATGGTTTCATCTGGATCCACCCAACGCTGGAGCATAAAGATGAGGAGGCAGGGGGCTTCACCACCAACTTGGAG CCAGTTCCCTTGTCTGACCGGGAGGTGATCTCAAGGCTCCGAAACTGCATTGTGGCTCTGGTTAATCAGAAACTGATGCTCTTTGACACCAGCATCCTGTATTGCTATGAAGCATCCCTTCCTCATCAG ATCAAAGACATTCTCAAACcagaggtggaggaggagatCGTTCTGGAAACCCGACAGAGGCTGCTGGATCTGGAGGGATAG